Within the Atribacterota bacterium genome, the region ATGGTTTGCCAGACTTTCCAACCTCAACATCAATCCTAAAGCTTCAAATTTCTTTTCAGAATAATTGCCATACATTGATGGTATACCGGAAGCAATATGTCTTTTATAATAAATACTCTCATTAATTTCTATTTTTTCTTTCTTTATGATAACTTTTTTCAAATATATAAGCATGCTATAAATCTTTCTTATAGATAATGCATACTTTTCCTGTTCGATATTATTTTTCAGACCCTTAACTTCTTTTTCAGTAAAAAAATTTGATTTTATCAAATCATTAATAGCATTACTGAAATGTAACGAATACTTATGTTTTATAAGTTGATATAGTTTAATAGTATACAGTATACGCTTATTGTTTACCTCGTCATCGTTTTCAAGATTAGACTCTATAATATTAATGGGCTTTTCTATGAGCATTTCTATATCAATATTCATTTTTTTACAAATCTTATTAATTTTTTGGTGAATTGGATCAAACCATTTTCCACTTGTCCTGATCTTTTTCTGGACATCCTCAGGGAGTAATTTTTTTAAAGGAATACTATTTCCATCATACCAGAAATAAAGGATTCTCTTTAACAAATCAATCTGGGTATTATTACTTTCTGTGTGAACTTGTTTTCTCAGAAAATGAATTAAATTATCACTGTTATAAGATAGTTTATCTACATCAGTTGAGATTTGCCTTATGTCCCCCTCTGCTCCAATGTCATTGTAGTAAATAGGAAACAGACTGGCGAGCTGTTTTATTAAAAAATAATTGGGTTCAATATCGCTGGCAAGCAACTGGCTGATATCTCTTTGAAAAAGATCATTGTCCCTGACAAATACACCATAAATCTTTAAATTTACTATAAGAGCTTTTATTAGCCTTGTACTATCCCTTGGTGAACATTTTATTAGTTCAAAATATAAACGTATCATTTTAATATGATTATTGTTAGCTTCAATCTGCCAATCCTGATTTATTTGTAATTTACCGGGGGAAACAAAACCAAAACCTATCAGGTATTTATTAAATATATTTATATCAGTTTTATTCTTAGTCAAATATACTTTTTTCCCAAGATTTAACAGCACTTCGATTATTGTTTCCATATTCTTTTCTTTCAGTAGGTTTAAAATCAAAAAAAGCTGTTTTAAAAAATTATTCAAATCTACCTTTTCAATTATCTCTGTTTGAAATGCTTTGAATGAATAAGCTAATTCATTCAGAAATGGTTTTCTCAAACAAATCATTTCTGGTAATTCAAGAAGATAGAATATGAAGTATATTTGTTCTAAATTAGGTTTGCTAAGTTCTTTTATTGAATGCATTTTATTTATAAAGTCTTCAAAATCATTAATTTCTAAAAATTCTTCTAAAGTCTTTGCTTTAATCAGTTCTTCCCTTGTTTGATTAACTATTTTGATCTCTCTATTTGTTATTTGTAAAATATTATCTTTATATTCCCTATAAAATTGGCTATCCTTTCTTTTACACCAGCCAGCAAAATCAAGACTTTCTTGCCATAATTTTAAATTCTCTTCCAGGGCTTTCTTTATCAAATTCTGAAATCTGCATAAATGAGAACTATTACTGAATATTTCTGCCGGTACCTTTTTGAAAAAAGACGATGAATATATTCTCAACTCTTTGTCCTTGTGAATGCTTTCCTCAAAAAAGACCAAGAGATCTTCATTAAGAGATTCATAATCAATTCCTTCTGAATTCTCATCATATAATGCTGCAATAAATTCTATTAGCGTATCAAGAAATCTCTTTTTACCCTGATAATTTAATTCTTTGGACAATGTAATCTTAAATAAGCTGAAAATAAATCTAATAGCCTTTTCAGCTTCCGGGTGATTTTTATAAAACCATAAATCATTAAGGGCTATCTCTCGTATTTTCTCAATTACATCTTCCTGTCTGTAAGGAACCTCTTTCAGTCCTTGTAAAAGATTAATCACTCGCTGGTTTATTCCAAAATGATTACTGGTAATATCCATAATCCATTGCTGTTCAGATTCTGGCATCAGTAATCCTTTCATATCTGTTCTCTCTTTATTATTCTTTATTATTTCCATTTAACAGGTTGACCCCCATATTCCATCATTATCTTATAATAGTGCCAGACATAACTTTCTCACAATTCCCGTTTTTCATCTTTAAAATCAAACCCCCATTTTTATCTATATCAACAGCTTTTCCAGTAATAACATTCCTACCTGTATTAATGCTGACCTTACTACCTATTGTTCCTGAGTATAATTTCCATTCATTAATAATTGAAGTAAAATTGCTTTTTTTAAAGGTCTCATAATATTTTTCAAATTCCTCCAGAATACCTATTAGTATTCTCTTTCGGGAAATATTTTCACCAATTATACTTTTTAAAGAGATTGTGTTGTTGATAATGTTTTCTGGAAAATCTTCTATACTGATATTAACATTCAAACCTATTCCTACTATAACATAATCCAATGAATTAGATGAAATACTGGTTTCAGTAAGAATACCACATATTTTTTTATTATCTATCAGGATATCATTAGGCCATTTAATTTTTGCATTAATTTGATAAAAGTTCCTGATAATTCTGGTAACAATAACTGAAGACATTAATGTAATGAGGGGTAAATATAATAAATCAATAGTGGGATTTAGTATTACAGAAAACCACAGTCCTCCTTCAGGAGATATCCAGTTTCTATCTAATCTTCCTTTTCCTTTAATTTGTTTTTCCGCAATAATAACTGTTCCATCATCAGTTTTCATTCCTCCATTTCGGATTATCTTTCTGGCTACAATATTAGTTGAATCTACTTCATTAAAATAATAAATTTTTCTTCCTATTTTTCTTGTATTTAATGTATGAATTATTTCCTGTGGTAATAAAG harbors:
- a CDS encoding PEP/pyruvate-binding domain-containing protein — translated: MEIIKNNKERTDMKGLLMPESEQQWIMDITSNHFGINQRVINLLQGLKEVPYRQEDVIEKIREIALNDLWFYKNHPEAEKAIRFIFSLFKITLSKELNYQGKKRFLDTLIEFIAALYDENSEGIDYESLNEDLLVFFEESIHKDKELRIYSSSFFKKVPAEIFSNSSHLCRFQNLIKKALEENLKLWQESLDFAGWCKRKDSQFYREYKDNILQITNREIKIVNQTREELIKAKTLEEFLEINDFEDFINKMHSIKELSKPNLEQIYFIFYLLELPEMICLRKPFLNELAYSFKAFQTEIIEKVDLNNFLKQLFLILNLLKEKNMETIIEVLLNLGKKVYLTKNKTDINIFNKYLIGFGFVSPGKLQINQDWQIEANNNHIKMIRLYFELIKCSPRDSTRLIKALIVNLKIYGVFVRDNDLFQRDISQLLASDIEPNYFLIKQLASLFPIYYNDIGAEGDIRQISTDVDKLSYNSDNLIHFLRKQVHTESNNTQIDLLKRILYFWYDGNSIPLKKLLPEDVQKKIRTSGKWFDPIHQKINKICKKMNIDIEMLIEKPINIIESNLENDDEVNNKRILYTIKLYQLIKHKYSLHFSNAINDLIKSNFFTEKEVKGLKNNIEQEKYALSIRKIYSMLIYLKKVIIKKEKIEINESIYYKRHIASGIPSMYGNYSEKKFEALGLMLRLESLANHLLNEYINQRNLNYMTIEGFHNAAKILKLFKEGLMINGISNENFNSHLEMLNYSFKTNTFSMGQFVNIFYFLTLNIKEIIDSYYILPFRSPLETIIQQQDINNNNEEKQKQHLLTKKSEEFYRDMIVSAFLIQDLDNYLSKILDTLRNMTGKLKPEVIRMLLNYNPKLLISSFYQKTPKVDNQIFLGAKAYYLKKLYSYNFPVPPGFVLTTEWFRERTAIVQFPEMYKVIIEMIKEKVRELEKITGKKYGNPDDPLLLSVRSGTVIPMPGAMDTMLNIGMNDIIAEQLSKKGLYGWAAWDSYRRLLQQWGMAHGIARDEFDKVILEYKSIYEITQKKAFSKEQMKAIAFSYKDLLVKNGVRLEEDPFKQLLQAIIFVFKSWYNDRAQLFRKNLQIAEEWGTAVIVQEMILGNINDESGTGVIFTKVPFEKSSEVAIYGDFTQQSQGEDIVSGLVYALPVSEFQNQKFSNLRGNSLEKQFPEIYQELLSLAQELIYQRGYEHQEIEFTFKSRRKEDLFILQTRQYSIKDDEKTSVFKDPAVDKNLVGTGIGIGRGVINGIVTFDMEDLKVISKKYPNKNKILIRPDTVPDDIEMVFECDGLLTARGGVASHAAVTAAQLGKICVVNCKQLTVFEGEKRCIINDTEFKTGDKIAIDSNLGNIYKGNHPITLEKIHYL
- a CDS encoding biotin--[acetyl-CoA-carboxylase] ligase — its product is MYFNNIDYPVLGYLSEKRFISIKEISNELGVSCNEVLIQIQELKKYGYRFLTHSVNKYRIIFRPDALLPQEIIHTLNTRKIGRKIYYFNEVDSTNIVARKIIRNGGMKTDDGTVIIAEKQIKGKGRLDRNWISPEGGLWFSVILNPTIDLLYLPLITLMSSVIVTRIIRNFYQINAKIKWPNDILIDNKKICGILTETSISSNSLDYVIVGIGLNVNISIEDFPENIINNTISLKSIIGENISRKRILIGILEEFEKYYETFKKSNFTSIINEWKLYSGTIGSKVSINTGRNVITGKAVDIDKNGGLILKMKNGNCEKVMSGTIIR